Proteins co-encoded in one Candidatus Nitrosacidococcus tergens genomic window:
- a CDS encoding energy transducer TonB has protein sequence MKYTTAFVVAGLINLGLFLLMSFMVEEQHGKLKKVDSIRLTDFTHLTPREKLKPLQPKQRELPKKPLTPKNPPPMATLQKQTIAPKSPSSLPKITTSVDLPLLANKMEPYLGSFGDALGSSLGTGTDMGGGDLIPIARIPPQYPYSAARRGIEGAVTIVFTVDKDGLVHDPKIIEAHPPGIFDQAALQSIKRWKFKRQGKDISEQRVTQTIDFTLAQ, from the coding sequence ATGAAATATACTACTGCCTTTGTTGTTGCTGGGCTAATTAATCTTGGGCTATTTTTGCTTATGTCCTTTATGGTAGAAGAGCAGCATGGAAAGCTTAAAAAGGTAGATTCTATTCGCTTGACCGATTTTACTCATTTAACTCCAAGAGAAAAGCTAAAACCTCTTCAGCCTAAACAACGCGAACTGCCTAAAAAGCCACTAACTCCTAAAAACCCCCCACCTATGGCTACGCTACAAAAACAGACTATAGCCCCTAAATCTCCTTCATCATTACCTAAAATTACTACAAGTGTTGATTTGCCTTTACTTGCAAATAAAATGGAGCCTTATTTAGGGAGTTTTGGAGATGCCTTGGGTAGTAGCTTAGGAACTGGGACTGATATGGGGGGTGGAGACTTAATTCCTATTGCACGGATACCTCCTCAATACCCCTACAGTGCAGCCCGCAGGGGAATAGAAGGTGCTGTAACTATTGTATTTACAGTAGATAAAGATGGGTTAGTGCATGATCCAAAAATCATTGAAGCTCATCCCCCCGGTATATTTGACCAAGCGGCACTACAGTCAATCAAACGTTGGAAGTTTAAAAGACAAGGAAAGGATATCTCAGAACAACGTGTAACTCAAACCATTGATTTCACTTTAGCGCAATAG
- a CDS encoding tetratricopeptide repeat protein, with translation MSILSNSAIAAAQYSLSPRTYESLSAIHKLLNKEEYNTALSKLKDLFSLVQGAGQQKNYEQAIVLQTLGYTYSSLENYPKAIQTFKDSLNLKVLPDQVSNSVHYALGQLYIITERYAEAAAFLEDWLRDESIGDSSTDAHVLAANAYYHLKKYTKTISHITAAINHSEDPKEYWYQLSLAARLELKQYPESAKILEILITKFPEKKEYWQQLAGIYLELNQEQRSLAVQGLTTHIKSFKEVDLVRLSDFYRYLNMPYKAGIVLQKGFTNNTIKTSDKNLERLAESWFAAKEWEKAANAFKQAGKLREDGKMELRLGQMFIELQQWKQAELAFKQALKKGGLKDSGQVYISLARVEYEQEQIVPAIEFLKKAKRSPKYHNQADQWLKHLQLVQQQHTEAETEG, from the coding sequence TTGAGCATCTTATCTAATTCTGCAATTGCTGCAGCTCAATATTCACTGAGCCCTCGTACTTATGAATCTTTGAGTGCAATCCATAAGCTACTAAATAAAGAAGAATATAATACTGCACTTAGCAAGCTTAAAGATCTATTTAGTCTGGTGCAAGGCGCAGGTCAACAAAAAAACTATGAACAAGCAATTGTACTACAAACTTTAGGCTATACTTATTCCTCTTTAGAAAATTATCCTAAAGCTATTCAGACATTTAAAGATAGTTTGAACCTAAAGGTTTTACCTGATCAAGTAAGTAATAGCGTACACTACGCACTTGGTCAGCTTTATATTATTACTGAACGATATGCTGAAGCAGCAGCATTTTTGGAAGATTGGCTTAGAGATGAGAGTATTGGAGATTCTAGTACTGATGCTCACGTACTTGCAGCTAATGCTTACTATCATTTAAAAAAATATACTAAAACAATCTCCCATATCACTGCTGCAATTAATCATAGCGAAGATCCCAAAGAGTATTGGTATCAGCTTAGCTTGGCAGCTCGATTAGAGCTAAAACAATACCCTGAATCTGCTAAAATTCTAGAAATTTTAATCACTAAATTTCCAGAAAAAAAAGAATACTGGCAACAGCTGGCTGGAATATATCTAGAGTTAAACCAAGAGCAGCGTTCATTAGCAGTCCAAGGGTTAACTACTCATATTAAATCATTTAAAGAAGTAGATTTAGTCCGGTTATCTGATTTTTATCGCTATCTTAATATGCCCTATAAAGCTGGGATAGTTCTACAAAAAGGATTTACAAACAACACGATTAAAACTAGTGATAAAAATTTAGAGCGACTTGCTGAGTCTTGGTTTGCAGCTAAAGAGTGGGAAAAAGCTGCAAACGCATTTAAACAAGCAGGGAAGCTACGTGAAGATGGCAAAATGGAGCTGCGTTTAGGGCAAATGTTTATCGAACTTCAACAATGGAAACAAGCAGAGCTCGCTTTTAAACAAGCCTTAAAAAAAGGAGGACTTAAAGATTCTGGACAAGTTTATATTTCCCTTGCTCGAGTAGAATATGAACAAGAGCAAATTGTTCCAGCAATTGAATTCTTAAAAAAAGCAAAGCGATCCCCTAAGTATCACAATCAAGCTGATCAATGGCTCAAACATTTACAATTAGTACAACAACAGCACACAGAGGCTGAAACTGAAGGCTGA
- a CDS encoding rubredoxin: MKRYICIICGFIYDEAEGWPDDGIPPGTKWADIPESWVCPECGASKDDFEMIEV, from the coding sequence ATGAAACGATATATCTGTATCATTTGTGGTTTTATTTATGATGAAGCAGAGGGTTGGCCAGATGATGGTATTCCACCAGGAACAAAGTGGGCAGATATACCAGAAAGTTGGGTTTGCCCAGAGTGTGGGGCAAGCAAAGATGATTTTGAAATGATAGAAGTATAG
- a CDS encoding mechanosensitive ion channel domain-containing protein has product MFLTNITYHKFYRALLVIVVIVFCTLGQSSFAQNKEALLYPQISEIQPNPVVGSSERQWIRIIGNHFTFKSTVALYLGERVFSIPPERIKLISSTELAIYINVSTKPSLWRVQVNNGGRNATPFSFSVIAPNSESEESQSKLESKQIPEIAEVSEQDENALQKAEKKKEIELLDKKEKEIREEIEQAKAIIQESKKEAAQAATEKAITVQEVEKKSQIASAAKVQAETLHNIEKEALVDNGIKSRVQELIEKVRTFEQAAIDGTSRLIAVQAKEEAAKEKVAASESKIEKLNAELIQLKKIKADQLTLAEKLMNTLWIIVISFIIWLIKKIIVRRFESPEIEEEEIQEGSSRLRTLALFLSWFGTLLIIIVALYLILDTFGINMAPILASLGFLALSLSLGGQHLVRDILHGTVILIEGQYNINDVIRVEGIIADGFSGRVENINLRRTQLRDIRGSAIYIPNGDIRTVTNFTKNYGRIVVDIGVPFKENTDRVMEIMEEVMKEMRQGPKYEKLVKNFEMLGIESLKKEEIIIRCRFKTVAGKQWSVAREYRRRLKSRFDKFSIELS; this is encoded by the coding sequence ATGTTTTTAACAAATATTACTTACCATAAATTCTATAGAGCACTTTTAGTAATTGTAGTAATTGTTTTTTGTACTCTAGGACAAAGTAGCTTTGCTCAAAATAAGGAAGCATTACTCTACCCTCAAATTAGTGAAATTCAACCTAATCCTGTTGTTGGCTCTTCGGAACGACAATGGATAAGAATTATAGGTAATCATTTTACTTTTAAATCTACAGTAGCACTGTATCTTGGTGAGAGAGTTTTTTCTATCCCTCCTGAACGCATAAAACTCATTAGTAGTACTGAGTTAGCAATTTACATTAATGTTTCTACAAAACCTTCTTTATGGAGAGTACAGGTTAATAATGGAGGTAGAAATGCTACACCTTTTAGTTTTAGCGTGATTGCCCCTAACTCTGAATCTGAAGAGTCTCAAAGTAAGCTGGAAAGCAAACAAATACCAGAAATTGCAGAAGTATCTGAACAAGACGAAAATGCTCTGCAAAAAGCAGAGAAAAAAAAGGAAATAGAACTGCTGGATAAAAAAGAAAAGGAAATTCGCGAGGAAATAGAACAAGCAAAAGCGATTATACAGGAATCAAAAAAAGAAGCAGCACAAGCAGCTACTGAAAAAGCCATTACTGTACAAGAAGTAGAAAAAAAATCACAGATCGCAAGTGCTGCTAAAGTACAAGCGGAAACACTTCATAATATAGAAAAAGAAGCATTAGTTGATAATGGTATTAAATCAAGAGTTCAGGAATTAATAGAAAAAGTTAGAACTTTTGAGCAAGCTGCTATTGATGGTACAAGTAGGCTTATTGCAGTACAAGCAAAAGAAGAGGCTGCTAAAGAAAAAGTAGCTGCAAGTGAATCTAAAATAGAAAAATTAAATGCAGAACTTATTCAACTAAAAAAAATAAAAGCTGATCAACTTACTTTGGCTGAAAAACTTATGAATACTCTATGGATTATAGTAATTAGCTTTATTATTTGGTTAATTAAAAAAATCATTGTACGGAGATTTGAAAGTCCAGAAATAGAGGAAGAAGAAATACAAGAGGGCAGCTCTCGTTTGAGAACTCTTGCGTTATTTCTAAGTTGGTTTGGCACACTTCTTATTATTATAGTAGCACTTTATTTAATCCTAGATACATTTGGAATTAACATGGCTCCTATTTTAGCTAGCTTAGGATTTCTAGCACTTTCTTTAAGTCTTGGAGGTCAACATTTAGTAAGGGATATTCTTCATGGTACGGTTATCTTAATTGAAGGACAGTACAATATTAACGATGTAATTAGGGTTGAGGGAATTATTGCTGATGGGTTTTCAGGACGAGTAGAAAATATTAATTTACGCCGTACTCAATTAAGAGATATACGTGGCAGTGCTATTTATATCCCTAATGGTGATATTAGAACGGTAACGAATTTTACTAAAAATTATGGTCGAATAGTGGTTGATATTGGGGTACCATTTAAAGAAAATACAGATCGAGTTATGGAAATTATGGAAGAAGTTATGAAGGAGATGCGTCAAGGACCAAAATATGAAAAACTAGTTAAAAACTTTGAAATGCTTGGTATCGAGAGCCTAAAGAAAGAAGAAATTATCATCCGTTGTCGCTTTAAAACGGTTGCTGGCAAGCAATGGTCCGTTGCTAGAGAATATCGGCGCAGATTAAAAAGTAGATTTGATAAATTTAGCATAGAGCTTTCATAA
- a CDS encoding DUF3298 and DUF4163 domain-containing protein — MERWLPLILTVIVSTIGIHRASKTCSIYPVSNQSQVLVLPKEPRYAISITYPELVQEERLRDILEKTGQSVKEEFIKNIPDLQYFPDLTKRKFTLFLTFSIISQTEELISIRGSGGADTGGAHPLPIEMSFIYNKQAQRIITFNDLFIDPQTARQQFSKFSRTVLKEKLLNQISSQLSNMQVQQEQYKFITEAINEGTQPIQSNFSEFILLATDASSKINILQLIFPPYQVVPYVYGTQVVEIPLKIFADFINPIYKSMFAVNETKP; from the coding sequence TTGGAGCGTTGGTTACCTCTTATTCTTACAGTAATAGTAAGTACTATTGGTATTCATCGTGCTAGTAAAACATGCTCTATCTATCCTGTTAGCAATCAATCACAAGTATTGGTATTGCCTAAAGAACCACGCTATGCGATTAGTATTACTTACCCCGAGCTAGTACAAGAAGAAAGGCTTAGAGATATCCTAGAAAAAACAGGTCAATCTGTTAAAGAAGAATTTATAAAAAATATACCTGATTTACAATACTTCCCAGATCTTACAAAACGGAAATTTACGTTATTTTTAACATTTTCTATTATTTCGCAAACAGAAGAACTAATCAGTATTCGAGGAAGCGGTGGAGCTGATACAGGTGGAGCACACCCTCTACCTATAGAGATGAGCTTTATATATAACAAGCAAGCACAAAGAATAATCACTTTTAATGATTTGTTTATAGATCCTCAAACTGCACGTCAGCAATTTTCTAAATTTTCTCGTACAGTACTTAAAGAAAAACTACTCAATCAAATTTCTTCTCAACTCTCTAATATGCAAGTTCAACAAGAACAATATAAATTTATAACAGAAGCAATTAACGAAGGTACTCAGCCTATTCAGTCAAACTTTTCTGAATTCATACTCTTGGCTACAGATGCTTCTAGTAAGATAAATATATTACAGTTAATTTTTCCCCCTTATCAAGTGGTACCCTATGTTTATGGAACTCAAGTGGTAGAAATACCATTAAAAATTTTTGCTGATTTCATTAACCCTATCTATAAATCAATGTTTGCAGTTAATGAAACTAAACCATAG
- the thiE gene encoding thiamine phosphate synthase: MKHLIHGLYAIVDTGVIPPDRFHNAASEVLLGGADLIQYRDKDQSPEQRYKQAIDLRQLCSQHSVPLIINDDIELAAQVKADGVHLGKSDASILLARQILGKKAIIGISCYNELSRVIAAWETGADYIALGRFFPSITKPKPIFVSLDLLKEVREKVPLPIVAIGGITPQNALPIIQGGADAIAVIGGIFRHRNIRQQTIIYKKLFLG, encoded by the coding sequence ATGAAACATTTAATTCATGGTCTTTATGCAATTGTAGATACTGGAGTAATTCCCCCCGATCGCTTTCATAATGCAGCATCTGAAGTACTATTAGGGGGTGCAGATTTAATTCAGTATCGAGATAAAGATCAAAGCCCTGAGCAACGCTATAAACAAGCTATAGACTTACGCCAATTATGCAGCCAACACAGTGTACCATTAATTATTAATGATGATATTGAACTTGCTGCTCAAGTTAAGGCAGATGGTGTTCATCTAGGGAAAAGCGATGCTTCTATCTTGCTTGCTAGGCAAATTTTAGGAAAGAAAGCGATTATTGGAATCTCTTGTTACAATGAGTTATCTAGAGTAATTGCTGCTTGGGAGACAGGAGCCGATTATATTGCCTTAGGTCGATTTTTCCCTTCAATTACCAAACCTAAACCTATTTTTGTCTCACTAGATCTGCTAAAAGAAGTGCGCGAGAAAGTACCACTACCCATCGTTGCAATTGGAGGAATTACACCACAAAACGCTCTGCCAATTATTCAAGGAGGAGCTGATGCAATCGCTGTTATTGGTGGTATTTTTCGTCATCGAAATATCCGTCAACAAACTATTATCTATAAAAAATTATTTTTAGGTTGA
- the hemL gene encoding glutamate-1-semialdehyde 2,1-aminomutase — protein MDHINNLFQQAQNYIPGGVNSPVRAFKSVGGDPIFFTHGKGPYLYDVNDRPYVDYVCSWGPLIVGHAHPEVIDSVQRAAEQGLGFGAPTPIEVTMAETLCRLVPSMDLVRMVSSGTEATMSAIRLARGFTKRDKILKFEGCYHGHGDSLLVKAGSGALTLGVPTSGGIPAVIAEQTIVLPYNDLETVQKAFRQFGNDIAAVIVEPVAGNMNCILPSLGFLAGLRKVCDDYDSVLIFDEVMTGFRVALGGAQSLYNITPDLTTLGKIVGGGLPVAAFGGKKEIMEMIAPLGPVYQAGTLSGNPVAMAAGLATLKLIQAPDFYKNLTNQTQKLVQGLLTRAEAAGIHMTANQVGGMFGLFFTDQKEVTNYHQATHCNSDRFKSFFHEMLKEGIYFAPSAFEASFVSSAHGDKEIEATHLIAEKVFSRI, from the coding sequence ATGGATCATATCAATAATTTATTTCAGCAAGCACAAAATTATATTCCTGGTGGGGTAAATTCTCCAGTACGTGCTTTTAAAAGCGTAGGTGGTGATCCTATTTTTTTCACTCATGGTAAAGGTCCCTATTTATACGATGTAAATGATCGTCCCTACGTTGATTATGTTTGCTCATGGGGACCTTTGATTGTAGGTCATGCTCATCCAGAAGTGATTGATTCGGTTCAAAGAGCAGCAGAGCAAGGCTTAGGTTTTGGAGCACCTACACCTATTGAAGTGACAATGGCAGAAACTCTTTGTCGTTTAGTACCTAGTATGGATTTAGTTCGTATGGTGAGTTCAGGTACTGAAGCTACTATGAGTGCTATTCGGTTAGCACGAGGATTTACTAAGCGGGATAAAATATTAAAGTTTGAAGGTTGTTACCATGGGCATGGAGATTCTCTATTAGTTAAGGCAGGATCTGGGGCTTTAACTTTAGGCGTACCTACCTCCGGAGGTATTCCTGCAGTTATTGCGGAACAAACAATTGTTCTTCCTTATAACGACTTGGAAACAGTACAGAAAGCCTTTCGACAATTTGGTAATGATATTGCGGCAGTTATTGTCGAGCCTGTAGCAGGAAATATGAACTGCATACTACCGAGTCTTGGTTTTTTAGCAGGGCTAAGGAAAGTATGTGATGATTATGATAGTGTCCTTATTTTTGACGAAGTCATGACTGGATTTCGAGTAGCATTAGGTGGAGCGCAGTCTCTCTATAATATTACTCCTGATCTTACTACCTTAGGAAAGATAGTTGGCGGAGGATTACCTGTAGCTGCTTTTGGAGGAAAAAAAGAAATTATGGAGATGATCGCACCTTTAGGTCCTGTATATCAAGCAGGAACGCTCTCTGGTAATCCAGTAGCAATGGCCGCGGGACTAGCCACATTAAAGCTTATTCAGGCTCCAGATTTTTACAAAAATTTAACTAATCAAACCCAAAAATTAGTTCAAGGACTCCTTACTCGAGCAGAAGCAGCAGGTATTCATATGACTGCAAACCAAGTGGGTGGTATGTTTGGTCTCTTTTTTACTGATCAAAAAGAAGTCACAAACTACCATCAGGCTACTCACTGTAATTCTGATCGTTTTAAATCTTTCTTTCATGAAATGCTCAAAGAAGGGATTTATTTTGCCCCATCCGCATTTGAAGCAAGCTTTGTCTCTAGTGCTCACGGAGATAAAGAAATAGAGGCTACTCATCTAATAGCAGAAAAAGTATTTTCTCGTATCTAA
- a CDS encoding DUF3450 domain-containing protein: MRIARFILFLFIYFSSFICQAETTLEQTIQTQINTNQAARQSQQKINALSEETQALLTEYRQVTAQLDSLNTYNHQLEKLIHSQAEEFSTLQEQLRDIETTRHEIVPLMLRMVSTLDQFVSLDVPFLLEERHTRVKQLQDLMNRADISLSEKYRRLIEAYQVEVEYGQTIASYRDILAMDDGKSRTVDFLRVGRTALFFHTLDDKTCGRWNQQKHGWVTVPDSYCSAITKGLLIAQKQAPEDLLLLPIQAPKKYNSHG, from the coding sequence ATGAGAATAGCAAGGTTTATCTTATTTCTTTTCATTTATTTTAGCTCTTTTATTTGTCAGGCAGAAACCACATTAGAGCAAACCATTCAAACACAGATAAACACTAACCAAGCTGCAAGGCAATCTCAGCAAAAAATTAACGCACTTTCTGAAGAAACCCAAGCTTTACTAACTGAATATCGCCAAGTTACTGCTCAACTCGATAGCCTTAATACCTATAATCATCAATTAGAGAAACTTATTCACTCCCAAGCTGAAGAATTCTCTACTTTACAAGAGCAGTTAAGGGATATCGAAACCACTCGGCATGAAATTGTACCACTCATGCTCCGTATGGTTTCTACTCTAGATCAATTTGTCTCTTTAGATGTTCCTTTTCTACTGGAGGAACGCCACACTAGAGTGAAACAACTTCAAGATCTTATGAATCGAGCTGATATTTCTCTTTCTGAAAAATACAGGCGGCTTATAGAGGCTTATCAGGTAGAAGTGGAGTACGGGCAAACGATTGCATCATACCGAGATATTCTAGCAATGGATGACGGTAAATCTCGCACTGTTGACTTTCTTCGTGTCGGCCGTACTGCTTTATTTTTCCACACTTTAGATGATAAAACCTGTGGTCGTTGGAATCAGCAAAAACATGGCTGGGTAACTGTCCCTGATTCTTATTGTTCCGCAATTACTAAAGGATTATTAATTGCTCAAAAACAAGCACCAGAGGATTTATTACTACTTCCTATTCAAGCACCAAAGAAATATAACAGCCATGGCTAA
- a CDS encoding ExbD/TolR family protein yields the protein MRPQHSHRQSNSAVNINLTPMIDMVFILLIFFIATTSFTKESGVEVSRPSAKTAISKEQEHITITISSNNEIWLNQKQIDIRSVRTFIEHGQGEKQINSVVIVADKNAKTGVVIEVLDQARLAGISDISIAANQKQ from the coding sequence ATGAGACCACAGCATAGTCACCGGCAGAGTAATTCAGCAGTCAATATCAATCTTACTCCTATGATTGATATGGTATTCATTTTACTTATTTTCTTTATTGCAACCACTTCTTTCACTAAAGAATCTGGGGTTGAAGTCAGTCGCCCTTCTGCAAAAACAGCTATTAGCAAAGAACAAGAACACATCACAATTACTATAAGTAGTAATAATGAAATTTGGTTAAACCAAAAACAGATCGATATTCGATCGGTACGTACCTTTATTGAACATGGGCAAGGAGAGAAGCAGATTAACTCAGTGGTCATTGTAGCGGATAAAAATGCAAAAACTGGAGTAGTCATTGAAGTTCTGGATCAAGCGCGACTAGCGGGTATTAGTGATATATCTATCGCTGCAAATCAAAAACAATGA
- a CDS encoding MotA/TolQ/ExbB proton channel family protein, producing MNSWGETPKTLDQLLNQVRQEGIQEKKLNAARESHFLSDRNRQKELLEKAKSDLVAADQREQELREIFKKNEEILAEKEADLKERSNSLKDLFETAQKVAQNFLPILNESLVSAQFPDRSVPLTAIAEKDKLPTINNLRQLWLSLQEQMTESGKIVTFQAPVITVGGEIINKQVTRVGTFTAVSEGKYLRYLPEPVSSLAELSRQPAARLLGIAADFEKATGDEALPIAVDPSRGTLLSLLVQNPNLKERIAQGGWIGYVTIILGVIGLLVALQRFIYLSIVDRKIEQQRRTETPDQDNPLGRILGVYKNEKEDVETLTLRLDEAILKEIPPIERGLPILAILADVAPLLGLLGTVTGMIETFQAITLFGTNDPKLMSAGISEALVTTVIGLVVAIPILLIHSSLASKSNRIIQILDEESAAIIAWIAEKQHGLQESKHGNVL from the coding sequence ATGAATTCTTGGGGGGAAACTCCTAAAACTTTAGATCAGCTCCTAAATCAAGTGCGACAGGAAGGTATTCAAGAAAAAAAGCTTAATGCTGCACGAGAATCGCATTTCCTATCTGATCGAAATAGGCAAAAAGAATTATTAGAAAAAGCAAAATCTGATCTGGTAGCTGCTGATCAGAGAGAACAAGAGTTAAGAGAGATTTTCAAAAAAAATGAAGAAATTCTGGCAGAAAAAGAAGCTGATCTCAAAGAACGCTCTAATTCTCTAAAAGATCTGTTTGAGACAGCACAGAAAGTAGCACAAAATTTCCTACCTATTCTAAACGAGTCTTTAGTTTCTGCTCAATTTCCAGATCGATCTGTGCCACTTACTGCAATTGCAGAAAAAGATAAACTACCTACCATTAATAATCTACGCCAGCTTTGGTTAAGTCTACAAGAACAAATGACAGAAAGCGGGAAAATAGTTACGTTTCAAGCACCGGTGATTACTGTAGGTGGGGAGATTATAAATAAACAAGTAACCCGAGTAGGTACTTTCACTGCAGTTTCTGAAGGTAAATATTTACGCTATCTCCCTGAGCCTGTTTCTAGTTTAGCGGAGCTTAGTCGCCAACCTGCTGCTCGTCTCCTAGGAATTGCCGCAGATTTTGAAAAGGCCACTGGAGATGAAGCACTTCCTATAGCAGTAGATCCAAGTCGAGGTACATTACTTTCTCTATTAGTACAAAATCCAAATTTAAAGGAAAGAATTGCTCAAGGTGGCTGGATTGGTTACGTTACTATAATTCTAGGAGTTATTGGTCTTTTAGTGGCATTACAACGGTTTATTTACTTATCTATCGTTGACAGAAAAATTGAGCAACAACGCCGTACAGAAACACCGGATCAAGATAATCCTTTAGGGCGAATTTTAGGTGTTTATAAAAATGAAAAAGAAGATGTAGAAACCTTAACCTTAAGATTAGACGAAGCTATTTTAAAAGAAATCCCTCCCATAGAGCGAGGGCTGCCTATTTTGGCAATTTTAGCAGATGTAGCTCCACTTCTAGGTCTGTTAGGGACGGTGACAGGAATGATTGAAACATTTCAAGCGATTACCTTATTTGGTACTAATGATCCTAAGCTAATGTCTGCTGGAATTTCAGAGGCACTAGTCACGACAGTGATTGGATTAGTCGTTGCGATTCCTATTTTACTAATTCACAGTAGTCTTGCCAGTAAAAGTAATCGAATTATCCAAATTTTGGATGAAGAAAGTGCTGCTATCATCGCTTGGATAGCAGAAAAACAGCATGGATTACAGGAGAGCAAACATGGGAATGTTCTCTGA
- a CDS encoding MotA/TolQ/ExbB proton channel family protein: MGMFSDGLFKINSFLVQGGSVLWIIFITSFFMWMLIIERYYFLFILHPARLQQLISSWEQLPKHRSWHAQKIREGMIADIASHLKQFLLLIKSLTAALPMLGLLGTVIGMIEVFDVMTVSGTGNTRGFAGGISTALITTLAGLVTSLSGVYFSADLEHRVDRTIEQTMDLLR; encoded by the coding sequence ATGGGAATGTTCTCTGATGGATTATTCAAAATAAATTCATTTTTGGTACAAGGAGGAAGTGTACTATGGATTATTTTTATTACCTCTTTTTTTATGTGGATGCTAATTATTGAGCGTTATTATTTTTTATTTATTCTCCATCCTGCCAGATTGCAGCAGCTAATTAGCTCATGGGAACAGCTACCAAAACACCGCTCTTGGCATGCTCAAAAAATTAGAGAAGGAATGATTGCAGATATTGCAAGTCATCTAAAGCAATTTTTACTTTTAATTAAAAGCTTAACTGCTGCATTACCTATGCTAGGTCTACTAGGTACAGTAATTGGAATGATCGAAGTTTTCGATGTGATGACAGTTTCTGGCACTGGCAATACTCGTGGGTTTGCAGGAGGGATTTCTACCGCTCTAATTACGACCCTAGCAGGATTAGTTACCTCTCTTTCTGGCGTGTACTTTAGTGCTGATTTAGAACATCGAGTTGATCGCACAATTGAGCAGACTATGGATTTACTAAGATAA